A stretch of the Clostridiales bacterium genome encodes the following:
- a CDS encoding VanW family protein — MKRLICALLCMAVMLTGICFAAAEEPDDEDIELSSEEEDEIRSLDEVDESMYVVTGKVYPEPTLKDFNKNSPAIYTGTLIGKYSIFSQMDVKSKRVVSNSGSSRQVDILYVGLQWLIVRTRENKIGYVKREWFSLDTIKPLDPVNTPPFNAQKHAYIATTASTCHVRKTMDPFQGSGDDGNNWVILKPGTTISIWQFYDGWAMVNYMRSYGYIDPSELTDLKPVSPTDEMLYPDCPIGAYTSYYKMIQIEQNINRIHNIKLGCQFISVVINPGEEFNANRLMGRYNASKGYKKAGVLVDGRTTAGYGGGTCQVSSTLYNVVVQLPKIRIIQRRAHGGNGASYLPIHCDAAVGNSELNQRWINEYPFPIRIEACSNDDGALCVQIYRAD; from the coding sequence ATGAAGCGTTTGATATGCGCACTGCTCTGCATGGCGGTTATGCTGACCGGCATATGCTTTGCCGCGGCAGAGGAGCCCGATGATGAGGACATTGAGCTTTCGAGCGAGGAAGAGGACGAAATCCGCAGCCTGGACGAAGTGGATGAAAGCATGTATGTGGTGACGGGCAAGGTTTACCCGGAACCGACGCTGAAGGATTTCAACAAAAACTCCCCGGCAATCTACACCGGCACCCTGATCGGAAAGTACAGCATCTTTTCCCAGATGGACGTCAAATCCAAGCGGGTTGTCAGCAACAGCGGCAGCTCGAGGCAGGTGGATATCCTGTACGTCGGGCTGCAGTGGCTGATCGTACGGACGAGGGAAAACAAGATCGGCTATGTGAAGCGGGAATGGTTCAGCCTGGACACCATCAAGCCGCTGGATCCCGTGAATACACCGCCGTTCAATGCTCAGAAGCATGCCTATATCGCGACGACCGCAAGCACCTGCCACGTGCGCAAAACCATGGATCCCTTCCAGGGAAGCGGCGATGACGGGAACAACTGGGTGATCCTGAAGCCGGGCACGACAATCTCCATCTGGCAGTTCTACGACGGCTGGGCCATGGTGAACTACATGCGCAGCTACGGGTACATTGATCCGAGTGAGCTGACGGACCTGAAGCCGGTGAGCCCCACGGACGAAATGCTGTATCCGGACTGCCCCATCGGCGCCTATACCAGCTATTACAAGATGATCCAGATTGAGCAGAACATTAACCGGATCCACAACATCAAGCTGGGCTGCCAGTTCATCTCGGTGGTCATCAATCCCGGTGAGGAATTCAACGCCAACAGGCTGATGGGCCGGTACAACGCCAGCAAGGGCTACAAAAAGGCTGGCGTGCTGGTGGACGGCCGAACGACCGCGGGCTACGGCGGCGGCACCTGCCAGGTGTCGAGCACGCTGTACAATGTGGTGGTGCAGCTGCCGAAGATCCGGATTATCCAGCGGCGGGCGCACGGCGGAAACGGCGCAAGCTACCTGCCGATCCACTGCGACGCGGCCGTCGGCAACAGCGAACTGAACCAGCGCTGGATCAATGAATACCCTTTCCCGATCCGGATCGAAGCCTGCTCCAATGACGACGGCGCCCTGTGCGTACAGATTTACCGGGCAGACTGA
- a CDS encoding type IIA DNA topoisomerase subunit B, whose protein sequence is MASQTYNAGNIQVLEGLEAVRMRPGMYIGTTSSRGLHHLLWEIVDNAIDEAANGFADEVTVTLHKDGSASVWDNGRGMPVDEHPTMHIPGVEVIFTVLHAGGKFNSENYDYSGGLHGVGASVVNALSKWLTVDVFLNWTHYRMAFTSEYNPSSKKVEAGKPVGPLEIVGNTRKKGTLVRFLPDDEIFEDIRFQTETVARRLQELAYLNKGVRITFTDERLADPESRTRVFCYDGGITDYVRYLNAGKNALQEDIIYLEGRRDSIICRAAIQYTDGYTESLFSYVNNINTPEGGTHETGFKAAFTKCFNDYARRSGLLKEKDNNLAGEDFREGLTCVLTTMVKNPQFEGQTKGRLGNSEVRPAVEAIVSQQLADWLDNLKNQEAATAIVTKAVRAAQAREAARKTRDNIRKASALEAAPLVGKLASCTGRKWEDNELFIVEGDSAGGSAKQGRDRRFQAILPLRGKPLNVEKKHLDQVLANEEFRSLITALGTGIDEGFSLENLKYGKVIILSDADQDGAHIRAILLTFFLRYMKDLITGGHVYIGMPPLYKVQKGSSVIYAYDDKELSKATRAAGKGYTLQRYKGLGEMNPEQLWETTMDPSRRKLMRVSIEDAALVDRLTTVLMGDKVEPRRDYISEHADFNRPDNFELPDNQRAAQEGGN, encoded by the coding sequence ATGGCATCGCAAACCTATAACGCCGGGAATATTCAGGTACTGGAAGGCCTGGAGGCCGTCCGCATGCGTCCCGGCATGTACATCGGAACCACGTCCTCCCGCGGCCTGCACCACCTTTTGTGGGAGATCGTGGACAACGCCATCGACGAGGCCGCCAACGGCTTCGCCGATGAGGTCACCGTCACCCTGCATAAGGACGGCTCCGCCTCCGTGTGGGACAACGGCCGCGGCATGCCGGTCGATGAGCATCCGACCATGCATATCCCCGGCGTTGAGGTCATTTTCACCGTCCTGCACGCCGGCGGCAAGTTCAACAGCGAAAACTACGATTATTCCGGCGGTCTCCACGGCGTGGGCGCCAGCGTCGTCAACGCGCTGAGCAAATGGCTCACCGTGGATGTGTTCCTCAACTGGACGCACTACCGCATGGCCTTCACCTCGGAATACAATCCGTCCTCCAAGAAGGTTGAGGCTGGCAAGCCCGTCGGCCCGCTGGAAATCGTCGGAAACACCCGGAAGAAAGGCACCCTGGTCCGTTTCCTCCCCGATGATGAGATCTTTGAGGATATCCGTTTCCAGACGGAGACCGTCGCGCGTCGCCTGCAGGAACTGGCCTACCTCAACAAGGGCGTCCGCATCACCTTCACGGATGAACGCCTCGCAGATCCCGAAAGCCGCACCCGCGTCTTCTGCTACGACGGCGGCATCACCGATTACGTCCGCTACCTCAACGCAGGCAAGAATGCCCTGCAGGAGGATATCATCTACCTGGAAGGCCGGCGGGATTCCATCATCTGCCGCGCCGCCATCCAGTATACCGACGGCTACACGGAAAGCCTGTTCTCCTATGTCAACAACATCAACACGCCGGAAGGCGGCACGCACGAGACCGGTTTCAAAGCCGCCTTTACCAAGTGCTTCAACGATTACGCCCGCCGGTCCGGCCTCCTGAAGGAAAAGGACAACAACCTCGCCGGCGAGGACTTCCGCGAGGGGCTCACCTGCGTGCTCACCACCATGGTCAAGAATCCCCAGTTCGAGGGGCAGACCAAGGGCCGCCTCGGCAACAGCGAGGTTCGTCCGGCGGTGGAAGCCATCGTCTCCCAGCAGCTGGCGGACTGGCTGGACAACCTGAAAAACCAGGAAGCCGCCACGGCGATTGTGACCAAGGCCGTCCGTGCCGCGCAGGCGCGGGAGGCCGCCCGCAAAACACGGGACAACATCCGCAAGGCCAGCGCGCTGGAAGCGGCGCCCCTGGTCGGCAAGCTGGCCAGCTGCACCGGCCGCAAATGGGAAGACAACGAGCTGTTCATCGTGGAGGGCGACTCCGCAGGCGGCAGCGCGAAGCAGGGGCGGGACCGCCGTTTCCAGGCCATCCTGCCGCTCCGCGGCAAACCCCTCAACGTCGAGAAAAAGCACCTGGACCAGGTGCTCGCCAATGAGGAGTTCCGTTCCCTGATCACGGCGTTGGGTACCGGCATCGATGAAGGCTTCTCCCTGGAAAACCTGAAATACGGCAAGGTCATCATCCTCTCCGATGCGGACCAGGACGGCGCGCACATCCGCGCGATCCTGCTCACCTTCTTCCTCCGCTATATGAAGGACCTGATCACCGGCGGCCATGTGTACATCGGCATGCCCCCGCTATACAAGGTACAGAAGGGCAGCAGCGTCATCTACGCGTACGACGACAAGGAGCTTTCCAAAGCCACCCGCGCCGCCGGCAAGGGCTATACCCTCCAGCGGTACAAAGGCCTGGGCGAAATGAACCCCGAGCAGCTCTGGGAGACCACCATGGATCCCTCCCGCCGCAAGCTCATGCGCGTCTCCATCGAGGACGCCGCCCTCGTCGACCGTCTCACCACCGTCCTCATGGGCGACAAGGTCGAGCCCCGGCGCGACTATATCAGCGAACACGCGGACTTCAACCGGCCAGACAACTTTGAACTGCCGGATAACCAGCGTGCCGCGCAGGAAGGAGGGAACTGA
- a CDS encoding DNA topoisomerase 4 subunit A, whose amino-acid sequence MPKKKEDQPIVKDDPSRILDINMEDVMHNSMMPYAEHVILERALPRVEDGLKPVQRRILYTMMELGTTPDKPHRKCARIVGDCLGKYHPHGDSSVYGALVHMAQDFSMRCTMVDGHGNFGSIDGDGAAAMRYTEARMTPLAMEMLRDIEKDTVPFRLNFDDTLKEPDMIPARFPNLLVNGANGIAVGLATNIPTHNLGEAVRAVLAQMDDPDISLDDLMKILPGPDFPTGGVLVDNEEIRRGYETGRSKLTLRARVHVEDGAAGRKLLVITEIPYQINKSAMLEKILKLSEEKKAALGGIYDIRDESDRTGMRAVVELKRDVDPQRVLAYLYKYSDLQVTFGVNMVAIAGGKPVLLNLKQLIAHYVDYQKQVVTRRTEYELRQAKARAHILEGLMIALDNLDEVIALIRASKSPKEARIGLMERFSLTEVQAQAILDMRLQRLTNLEVEALRKEYADVLKLISRLEGILKSEKKLREVIRKEMETIAEQYSDERRTTLEKPVDAPVELPDNTPVAEDAVVIFTRGGYLKRVSPVQLKRTPLPTVEESEPDSARFQLATTTAETLYIFTNLGNCYPVSVGKLAEIKPRDRGQLLSGVLAGLEEGEQALLMLTADSAGLKAMPDFLFVTKKGMIKRTAAAEYDVRSRKYPALSLKKGDALLDIRPASGQDDILLVSRDGMSIRFPLAGVPAQGRIASGVKAMSVEASDEVIWFSQLSEKDEVILFSERGWAKRIPQLDFESQNRGGKGVRCFYFNKNGSNGRVIAGILRADRDTPVTLLVTQARSPMTRLDKAEILLQNRQGKGMPYLMAILDDIVTALYGVETVPDPAPVTNP is encoded by the coding sequence GTGCCGAAGAAGAAGGAAGATCAGCCGATCGTGAAGGACGATCCCTCCCGGATCCTGGATATCAACATGGAAGACGTCATGCACAACAGCATGATGCCCTACGCCGAGCACGTCATCCTGGAGCGTGCCCTCCCCCGCGTGGAGGACGGCCTCAAGCCGGTCCAGCGCCGCATCCTGTACACCATGATGGAGCTGGGCACCACCCCGGACAAGCCGCACCGCAAGTGCGCCCGTATCGTGGGTGACTGCCTCGGTAAATACCATCCCCACGGAGACTCCTCCGTCTACGGCGCCCTGGTCCATATGGCGCAGGATTTCTCCATGCGCTGCACCATGGTCGACGGCCACGGCAACTTCGGCTCCATCGACGGGGACGGGGCGGCCGCCATGCGGTACACCGAAGCCCGCATGACACCCCTGGCCATGGAGATGCTCCGGGATATTGAAAAGGACACCGTTCCCTTCCGGCTCAACTTTGACGATACCCTCAAAGAGCCGGACATGATCCCCGCCCGCTTCCCCAACCTGCTGGTCAACGGTGCCAACGGCATTGCAGTCGGTCTGGCTACCAACATCCCCACCCATAACCTGGGGGAAGCGGTCCGCGCCGTCCTCGCGCAGATGGACGACCCGGATATCTCCCTGGATGATCTCATGAAAATCCTTCCCGGCCCGGACTTCCCGACCGGCGGGGTCCTGGTGGATAACGAGGAGATCCGCCGCGGCTATGAAACCGGCCGCAGCAAGCTGACCCTCCGCGCCCGCGTGCATGTGGAGGATGGAGCCGCCGGCCGCAAGCTGCTGGTCATCACCGAAATCCCCTACCAGATCAACAAGTCCGCCATGCTGGAGAAGATCCTCAAGCTCAGCGAGGAGAAAAAGGCCGCGCTGGGCGGAATCTATGACATCCGCGATGAGAGCGACCGTACCGGCATGCGCGCCGTGGTCGAGCTCAAGCGCGACGTCGATCCCCAGCGGGTACTCGCTTACCTCTACAAGTACTCCGACCTGCAGGTCACCTTCGGCGTCAACATGGTCGCCATCGCCGGCGGCAAGCCGGTGCTCCTCAACCTCAAGCAGCTGATCGCCCACTATGTGGATTACCAGAAGCAGGTCGTTACCCGCCGCACGGAATATGAGCTCCGCCAGGCCAAAGCCCGGGCCCATATCCTGGAAGGCCTGATGATCGCGCTGGATAACCTGGACGAAGTCATCGCCCTGATCCGGGCCAGCAAAAGCCCGAAGGAAGCCCGCATCGGCCTGATGGAGCGTTTCAGCCTCACCGAGGTCCAGGCGCAGGCCATCCTGGATATGCGCCTCCAGCGCCTCACCAACCTGGAAGTGGAAGCCCTGCGCAAGGAATACGCGGACGTGCTGAAGCTGATCAGCCGGCTGGAAGGCATCCTGAAGAGCGAGAAAAAGCTTCGTGAAGTCATCCGCAAAGAGATGGAGACCATTGCGGAGCAGTATTCCGACGAACGCCGCACCACCCTCGAAAAGCCGGTTGACGCGCCCGTGGAGTTGCCGGACAATACCCCCGTTGCCGAGGATGCCGTGGTCATCTTCACCCGCGGCGGATACCTCAAGCGGGTCTCCCCGGTGCAGCTGAAGCGTACTCCGCTGCCCACCGTGGAGGAAAGCGAGCCGGACAGCGCCCGCTTCCAGCTTGCCACGACCACCGCGGAAACCCTCTACATCTTCACGAACCTGGGCAACTGCTACCCGGTTTCCGTCGGCAAACTGGCGGAGATCAAGCCCCGCGACCGCGGCCAGCTCCTTTCCGGTGTCCTGGCCGGCCTGGAGGAAGGCGAGCAGGCGCTGCTCATGCTCACCGCGGATTCCGCTGGCCTGAAAGCCATGCCGGACTTCCTGTTTGTCACAAAGAAAGGCATGATCAAGCGGACCGCCGCGGCGGAATACGATGTCCGTTCCCGCAAGTATCCGGCGCTCTCACTGAAGAAGGGCGATGCCCTCCTGGATATCCGGCCCGCTTCCGGGCAGGATGACATCCTCCTGGTCTCCCGGGACGGCATGAGCATCCGTTTCCCGCTTGCCGGCGTGCCGGCCCAGGGCCGGATTGCTTCCGGTGTCAAAGCCATGTCCGTGGAAGCATCGGATGAAGTTATCTGGTTCAGCCAGCTGTCTGAAAAGGATGAGGTCATCCTCTTCTCCGAGCGCGGCTGGGCCAAACGCATTCCCCAGCTGGATTTCGAGTCCCAGAACCGCGGCGGCAAAGGCGTCCGCTGCTTCTACTTCAACAAAAACGGGTCCAACGGCCGCGTAATCGCCGGTATCCTGCGCGCAGACCGGGATACGCCGGTGACCCTCCTGGTCACCCAAGCCCGTTCCCCCATGACCCGCCTCGACAAGGCGGAAATCCTGCTTCAGAACCGCCAGGGCAAAGGAATGCCCTATCTGATGGCCATCCTCGATGATATCGTCACCGCGCTCTACGGTGTCGAAACCGTCCCGGATCCGGCCCCGGTTACCAATCCGTAA
- the recR gene encoding recombination mediator RecR translates to MSSQIEPIETMAAELHRLPGIGVKTAQRLAYFVASMPLEEVRSLSVALWEGRKAIHFCSVCGNYSAGDTCSVCADPARHNGQVCVVRDPRDVAAIERTHEYHGLYHVLHGTLSPMEGIGPDDIHIRELMARAGSETISEVILATNPDVEGEATASYIARLLKPMNIRCTRIAHGVPVGGDLEYTDEVTLLKALEGRREI, encoded by the coding sequence ATGAGCAGCCAGATTGAACCCATCGAAACAATGGCAGCGGAGCTTCACCGCCTGCCCGGCATCGGCGTCAAAACCGCCCAGCGGCTGGCATACTTTGTTGCCTCCATGCCGCTGGAGGAAGTGCGCAGCCTGTCCGTCGCCCTCTGGGAAGGGCGGAAGGCAATCCACTTCTGCAGTGTCTGCGGCAACTATTCCGCCGGGGACACCTGTTCCGTCTGCGCCGATCCGGCCCGCCACAACGGGCAGGTCTGCGTTGTCCGGGATCCGCGGGATGTGGCGGCGATTGAGCGCACCCATGAATACCACGGGCTGTACCATGTGCTGCACGGCACCCTGTCGCCCATGGAGGGCATCGGCCCGGATGATATCCACATCCGAGAGCTGATGGCGCGCGCCGGTTCCGAAACGATTTCCGAAGTCATCCTGGCCACCAACCCGGATGTGGAGGGGGAAGCAACCGCCTCCTATATCGCGCGGCTGCTCAAGCCCATGAACATCCGTTGCACCCGGATTGCCCACGGCGTCCCGGTCGGCGGTGACCTGGAGTATACCGACGAGGTAACGCTGCTCAAGGCGTTGGAAGGCCGGCGGGAAATATGA
- a CDS encoding DNA recombination protein RmuC, whose amino-acid sequence MSYEFYLLLACLVLLVILLVRQASLSHQQEKEGMRQEHSLTVLGNQLLDSLDAQHDGMVESLQNTNQHLLSTMSQMGQNQTSLLESMQRQVLLSTRNQEEKINTLRLENERQLGEMRRTVDQRLSESLDKKLDSSFAQVSQRLESVYKGLGEMHTLASGVGDLKKVLTNVKTRGIWGEMQLGSLIRQVLAPGQYEENVAVVPGSADRVEFAVCLPDQSGGMVYLPVDSKFPQEDYVRLVDASQAGDAAAADAARKALEKRLKDEAKKISSKYVSPPSTTDFAIMFLPIEGLYAEALQTPDLVDSLQRDFRIIIAGPGTFAAMLNALQMGFRTLAIEKRSGEVWRLLGEIKTDFARFTEMLEATRRRLDQAGETIDSAVSRTRTIRKKLSNIETDVPELPESPAEADPFRLPDA is encoded by the coding sequence ATGAGCTACGAATTCTACCTGTTGCTGGCCTGCCTCGTGCTGCTGGTCATCCTGCTGGTCCGCCAGGCTTCCCTGTCCCATCAGCAGGAAAAGGAAGGAATGCGCCAGGAACACAGCCTGACCGTCCTCGGTAACCAGCTCCTGGACAGTCTGGACGCCCAGCATGACGGAATGGTGGAATCCCTGCAGAACACCAACCAGCATCTGCTTTCCACCATGTCCCAGATGGGCCAGAACCAGACCTCCCTGCTCGAGAGCATGCAGCGCCAGGTTCTCCTGTCCACCCGGAACCAGGAGGAAAAGATCAACACCCTGCGCCTGGAAAACGAGCGCCAGCTCGGTGAAATGCGCCGTACGGTGGACCAGCGCCTGTCCGAAAGCCTGGATAAAAAGCTGGATTCCAGCTTCGCCCAGGTCAGCCAGCGGCTGGAGTCCGTCTACAAGGGCCTCGGCGAAATGCATACCTTGGCTTCCGGCGTCGGTGACCTGAAAAAGGTCCTCACCAACGTCAAAACCCGGGGCATCTGGGGGGAAATGCAGCTTGGCAGCCTGATCCGCCAGGTGCTGGCTCCCGGCCAGTATGAGGAGAATGTTGCAGTCGTACCGGGCTCCGCGGACCGGGTGGAGTTTGCCGTCTGCCTGCCGGACCAGTCCGGCGGCATGGTTTACCTGCCGGTCGACAGCAAATTTCCGCAGGAAGACTATGTCCGCCTGGTGGATGCTTCCCAGGCCGGTGACGCGGCCGCGGCGGACGCAGCCCGGAAGGCGCTCGAAAAGCGCCTGAAGGACGAGGCGAAGAAGATTTCTTCCAAGTATGTCTCCCCGCCTTCCACCACGGATTTTGCCATCATGTTCCTGCCCATCGAGGGCCTCTATGCCGAGGCGCTGCAGACCCCGGACCTGGTGGATTCCCTCCAGCGGGATTTCCGGATCATCATTGCCGGCCCCGGCACCTTTGCCGCCATGCTGAACGCCCTGCAGATGGGCTTCCGCACGCTGGCGATTGAAAAGCGCAGCGGCGAGGTCTGGCGCCTGCTCGGGGAGATCAAAACCGATTTCGCCCGCTTCACGGAAATGCTGGAGGCAACGCGCCGCCGGCTGGACCAGGCGGGGGAAACCATCGATTCCGCCGTTTCCCGCACGCGTACAATCCGGAAAAAACTTTCCAATATCGAAACCGATGTTCCGGAGCTTCCGGAATCCCCGGCGGAAGCGGATCCGTTCCGTCTCCCGGACGCCTGA
- a CDS encoding ABC transporter ATP-binding protein, whose translation MITLEHVTKTYAKNNTKAVDDLTLTVNGGELFGFIGPNGAGKTTTIKLMTGILTPDGGTVTMAGHRMDLERLEAQRLIGFVPDGNDLYDRLTGMEYLNFMADVYQVSAAQRKAHIEKYLDIFSLEDAINNQVRSYSKGMKQKLLVIGALIHNPPVWILDEPLGGLDPRAAHLLKEEMIRHCKEGNTVFFSTHVLEVAEKLCTRIGVINHGSLKALGTLDELRSGEVGASLEELFLELTEDGGEEA comes from the coding sequence ATGATTACACTGGAACATGTCACGAAAACCTACGCAAAAAACAACACCAAGGCGGTGGATGACCTGACGCTGACGGTGAACGGCGGCGAACTGTTCGGATTTATCGGACCGAACGGCGCCGGCAAGACCACCACCATCAAGCTGATGACCGGTATCCTGACGCCGGACGGGGGAACCGTGACGATGGCCGGGCACCGGATGGACCTGGAACGGCTGGAAGCCCAGCGCCTGATCGGTTTTGTGCCCGACGGAAACGACCTGTATGACCGGCTGACCGGCATGGAGTATCTGAACTTTATGGCGGACGTATATCAGGTGAGCGCAGCCCAGCGCAAAGCACATATTGAGAAGTACCTGGATATTTTCTCCCTGGAGGACGCGATCAACAACCAGGTGCGCTCCTACTCCAAGGGTATGAAGCAGAAGCTGCTGGTGATCGGCGCGCTGATCCACAACCCGCCGGTCTGGATCCTGGACGAGCCCCTGGGCGGCCTGGATCCCCGCGCGGCACACCTGCTGAAGGAAGAAATGATCCGGCACTGCAAGGAAGGAAACACCGTGTTCTTCTCCACGCACGTACTGGAAGTAGCGGAAAAGCTGTGCACCCGGATTGGTGTGATCAACCACGGTTCCCTGAAGGCACTGGGCACGCTGGACGAGCTGCGATCCGGCGAAGTCGGCGCAAGCCTTGAAGAGCTGTTCCTGGAGCTGACGGAAGACGGAGGCGAAGAGGCATGA
- a CDS encoding YbaB/EbfC family nucleoid-associated protein — protein MGRPNNFGGFGGGANMQQLMRQAQKMQQQMQEAQEQLDAAEYEASAGGGMVSVKVTGKRELTAITIDPQVVDPDDIEMLQDLILAAVNEALRKGEEARESAMNRMAPGMGGLF, from the coding sequence ATGGGTAGACCCAACAATTTCGGCGGCTTCGGCGGCGGAGCCAACATGCAGCAGCTGATGCGCCAGGCACAGAAGATGCAGCAGCAGATGCAGGAAGCGCAGGAGCAGCTGGACGCTGCCGAGTATGAAGCTTCCGCGGGCGGCGGCATGGTCTCCGTCAAAGTGACCGGCAAGCGCGAGCTGACCGCCATCACCATCGATCCCCAGGTAGTGGATCCCGATGATATCGAAATGCTGCAGGACCTGATCCTGGCTGCGGTCAACGAAGCGCTCCGCAAGGGCGAGGAAGCCCGCGAGTCCGCCATGAACCGCATGGCTCCCGGGATGGGCGGGTTGTTCTGA